The proteins below are encoded in one region of Spirochaetaceae bacterium:
- a CDS encoding ABC transporter substrate-binding protein translates to MRILFSRTFAIALVLVLTATGLWAGGEEEAAAATEEREMVRDPATGEMVLAPRYGGSISYAARAFPPSSDPWFTHHANPAMSGVNEKLAIGDWALDRKIFDYRSDVTPSSAFKGWLAESWEMPDQLTMVFTLRDDVFWHDKPPVNGRKLTARDVEYTYHRILGNGSGFTEPSPAQATAGQFGPVTALDDRRVEFKFTRPVREPLIELTHSLRNTSIIAPEVIQQHGDVQDYRNNVGTGPFQLVDWVEDSTMTWERVDDYWGFDEKFPENRLPYIDSVLAVLMKESAAHLAAMRTRKIDFLGAVGTSQISSIDDIDSLQASNPELQYYERLFRAETVAGFAVTKEPFSDIRVRRAMQMALDLETMNNDYFKGRAEWKPEGAIGLYSGGYHTPFEQWPAEIQGYYSYDPEGAERLLDEAGYPRGDDGIRLTVPFDVWEGRDLGFFELQAAYWRDIGVSVEINPMEGATYVAFAQSGAAEGMTSRESGFTTGDPAGTLRAVSYTDATWNIPAGSDPKLDELIDAAASTVDVDEYTRLSMEADRYLTELHWFLWSPRVPQYFVMQPWIVGYNGELRLGFMDRGPVIFARLWIDDQLRDEYVN, encoded by the coding sequence ATTGCGTTGGTCCTGGTTCTGACCGCAACCGGCCTGTGGGCCGGTGGCGAAGAAGAGGCGGCAGCCGCGACCGAAGAGCGCGAGATGGTGCGCGACCCGGCAACTGGTGAGATGGTCCTCGCGCCGCGCTACGGCGGCTCGATCAGCTATGCAGCGAGGGCCTTCCCACCGAGCTCGGACCCGTGGTTCACCCACCACGCCAACCCGGCGATGAGCGGCGTCAACGAGAAGCTCGCCATCGGCGACTGGGCGCTCGATCGCAAGATCTTCGACTACCGCAGCGACGTGACGCCGTCGTCGGCCTTCAAAGGCTGGCTGGCCGAGAGCTGGGAGATGCCGGACCAGTTGACCATGGTCTTCACGCTGCGCGACGACGTGTTCTGGCACGACAAGCCGCCCGTCAACGGCCGCAAGCTCACCGCCCGGGACGTCGAGTACACCTACCACCGGATTCTCGGCAACGGCAGCGGCTTTACCGAGCCATCGCCGGCCCAGGCCACGGCCGGACAGTTCGGCCCGGTAACCGCCCTGGACGACCGGAGGGTGGAGTTCAAGTTCACCCGCCCGGTGCGCGAGCCGCTGATCGAGCTCACTCATTCGCTACGCAACACCTCGATCATCGCCCCCGAGGTCATCCAGCAACACGGTGACGTGCAGGACTATCGCAACAACGTCGGCACCGGACCGTTCCAGTTGGTCGACTGGGTGGAAGACAGCACCATGACCTGGGAGCGGGTCGACGACTACTGGGGCTTCGACGAGAAGTTTCCCGAGAACCGACTGCCCTACATCGACAGCGTCCTGGCGGTGCTGATGAAGGAGTCGGCCGCTCACCTGGCGGCGATGCGCACGCGCAAGATCGACTTCCTCGGCGCGGTGGGTACCTCGCAGATCAGCTCGATCGACGACATCGACAGCCTGCAGGCCAGCAATCCCGAGCTGCAGTACTACGAGCGGCTGTTCCGCGCCGAGACGGTCGCCGGCTTCGCGGTCACCAAGGAACCGTTCAGCGACATCCGCGTGCGCCGGGCGATGCAAATGGCCCTCGACCTCGAGACCATGAACAACGACTACTTCAAGGGGCGCGCGGAGTGGAAGCCGGAGGGCGCCATCGGCCTCTACTCGGGCGGGTATCACACCCCGTTCGAGCAGTGGCCGGCCGAGATACAGGGCTACTACAGCTACGACCCGGAGGGCGCCGAGCGGCTGCTCGACGAGGCTGGCTATCCACGCGGCGACGACGGCATCCGCTTGACGGTCCCCTTCGACGTGTGGGAGGGCCGCGACCTGGGCTTCTTCGAGCTGCAGGCCGCCTACTGGCGCGACATCGGCGTCAGCGTCGAGATCAATCCCATGGAGGGCGCGACCTACGTGGCGTTCGCGCAGAGTGGCGCCGCGGAGGGGATGACCAGCCGCGAGTCCGGCTTCACTACCGGCGACCCGGCGGGCACGCTCCGCGCGGTCAGCTACACCGACGCCACCTGGAACATCCCCGCGGGCAGCGATCCGAAGCTGGATGAGTTGATCGACGCCGCCGCTTCGACGGTGGACGTCGATGAATACACGCGGCTGTCCATGGAAGCGGACAGGTACCTGACCGAGCTGCACTGGTTCCTGTGGTCGCCACGCGTGCCCCAGTACTTCGTCATGCAGCCGTGGATCGTCGGCTACAATGGCGAGTTGCGCCTCGGCTTCATGGACCGTGGGCCGGTGATCTTCGCTCGGCTCTGGATCGACGATCAGTTGCGCGACGAGTACGTCAACTAG
- a CDS encoding ABC transporter permease, which produces MRAYVIRRLLLMVPTLLILSALVFLSVRFIPGDIIDALESRMDYLAAPLDREQLERVLGLDAPIHVQYVRWVGDILVRGTLGDSLLGKDTVEAKIWLRAGPTFQLGLMALVIAMVIALPVGIFSAIRQDTAGDYAGRTVAVLGLATPNFWLALMVIIYPALWWDWSPPIIMVRFLDDPWESLGVFIIPSIILGTALSAGTMRITRTMMLEVLRQDYVRTAWAKGLRERMVVLRHAIKNAMIPVLSAIGLAVPLLVGGSVIIENMFNLPGMGQMMLVALEDRDYPVVSGVNLFFGTGVLVINLIIDLLYVSLDPRVRYQ; this is translated from the coding sequence TTGCGAGCCTATGTGATCAGGAGACTCCTGCTGATGGTGCCGACGCTGCTGATCCTCAGCGCGCTGGTGTTCCTCTCGGTCCGCTTCATTCCCGGCGACATCATCGACGCGCTGGAGAGCCGGATGGACTATCTGGCCGCGCCGCTGGACCGCGAGCAGTTGGAGCGCGTCCTCGGGCTCGATGCACCGATCCACGTCCAGTACGTGCGCTGGGTCGGCGACATCCTGGTGCGCGGCACGCTGGGCGATTCGCTGCTCGGCAAGGACACCGTCGAAGCCAAGATCTGGCTGCGCGCCGGACCGACCTTTCAGTTGGGGCTGATGGCGCTCGTCATCGCCATGGTCATTGCCCTGCCGGTGGGCATCTTCTCCGCCATCCGTCAGGACACCGCCGGGGACTACGCAGGCAGAACGGTCGCGGTGCTGGGGCTGGCCACGCCCAACTTCTGGCTCGCGCTGATGGTGATCATCTATCCCGCCCTATGGTGGGACTGGTCACCGCCGATCATCATGGTGCGGTTCCTCGACGATCCGTGGGAAAGCCTGGGGGTCTTCATCATCCCCAGCATCATTCTCGGCACCGCCCTCTCGGCCGGCACGATGCGGATTACCCGCACGATGATGCTCGAGGTGCTGCGCCAGGACTACGTGCGCACGGCGTGGGCCAAGGGGCTGCGCGAGCGGATGGTCGTGCTACGCCACGCCATCAAGAACGCGATGATCCCGGTGTTGTCCGCCATCGGCTTGGCGGTGCCGCTGTTGGTGGGCGGCTCGGTGATCATCGAGAACATGTTCAACCTGCCCGGCATGGGTCAGATGATGCTGGTGGCGCTGGAGGATCGCGACTACCCGGTCGTGTCCGGGGTGAACCTGTTCTTCGGCACCGGCGTGCTGGTGATCAACCTCATCATCGATCTGCTCTACGTGTCCCTCGACCCGCGGGTGCGGTACCAGTAG
- a CDS encoding zinc-binding dehydrogenase — translation MKTRAALVTEPGKPLTIDEIELPDPKPNQVIVKMSSTGVCLSQVHEIASATPDQCPHFLGHEGTGVVSDAGRDVTHVKEGDSAIVTWVPRSGFPGRGYIDGISPLGATYREELIQGPVYTYGEDSLADEQLVIPISSEDASLESCIVGCAVLTGAGAVLHTAKVRPADSVCIIGAGGIGLSAIKMASLLQAYPVIAVDIVDEKLEFAKQWGATHTVNASEVDPIEAVWEITGKGVDFSFDAIGKREVHEQLLPMTRSGGPGADNVGGMAVLIGWPQKEMTLNAEHFVFNQRQYRGSHGSSIPERDFPMFLRLHREGLFPLDKLVTRQYTLDQTNEAIDDLANGRIAGRSIIVF, via the coding sequence ATGAAGACTAGAGCCGCATTGGTCACCGAACCGGGCAAGCCGTTGACTATCGACGAGATCGAGTTACCCGATCCCAAGCCGAACCAGGTCATCGTCAAGATGTCGTCCACCGGGGTTTGCCTATCCCAGGTGCACGAGATCGCCTCGGCAACCCCGGATCAGTGTCCCCATTTCCTGGGCCACGAGGGAACCGGGGTCGTATCTGACGCCGGTCGGGACGTGACCCACGTCAAGGAGGGAGACTCCGCGATCGTGACGTGGGTGCCGAGGTCAGGCTTCCCAGGACGAGGTTACATCGACGGGATAAGCCCCCTTGGCGCCACGTATCGTGAAGAGCTGATACAAGGTCCGGTCTATACATACGGCGAGGATTCGCTGGCCGATGAGCAGCTCGTAATACCTATTTCAAGCGAGGACGCTAGCCTCGAGAGCTGTATCGTAGGCTGCGCGGTGCTGACCGGTGCCGGCGCGGTCCTGCACACGGCCAAAGTCCGCCCCGCGGATTCGGTGTGCATCATAGGTGCTGGAGGAATCGGCTTGTCGGCCATCAAGATGGCCTCGCTTCTACAGGCCTATCCTGTCATCGCCGTAGACATCGTCGACGAGAAGCTCGAATTTGCCAAGCAATGGGGAGCGACCCACACGGTTAACGCCTCAGAGGTGGACCCTATAGAGGCCGTTTGGGAGATCACGGGAAAGGGCGTGGACTTCTCGTTCGACGCCATAGGGAAACGGGAGGTGCACGAGCAGCTCCTACCCATGACCCGCAGCGGAGGTCCCGGAGCCGACAACGTGGGCGGCATGGCGGTCTTGATAGGATGGCCTCAGAAGGAGATGACCCTCAACGCCGAGCACTTCGTATTTAACCAGCGCCAATACCGAGGCAGCCACGGCTCGAGCATTCCTGAGCGTGACTTCCCCATGTTTCTGAGGTTGCATCGAGAGGGGCTTTTCCCGCTGGACAAGCTGGTCACCAGACAGTACACCTTGGATCAGACCAACGAGGCCATTGACGACTTGGCCAACGGAAGAATCGCCGGCCGCTCCATCATTGTGTTCTGA
- a CDS encoding ABC transporter permease: MSNVGRTTLASLFRRAADARSRGGRAARGFLARLVREKPLGAASAAVVVLLIFVSIFAETLAPYDILEVNAKDRLQGASAAHWLGTDHLGRDLLTRIIYGARLSLAVGLAATALNVLVALLIGGVSGFIGGRLDLVTQRFVDAWMAFPGLLLLLTIMSIVGRGLPQIIITLGVSGGIVGSRVVRGAVISVRENMYFQAAQTVGSRTGRTILRHVIPNIAPVLVVIFSINIGGVIISEASLSFLGFGLPIEIPSWGGLLSREGRRYMEQAPHLALWPGLALTITVYCLNNFGDAVRDLLDPRLRGGTGRYDVGDRRPRKAGHAAAEK, encoded by the coding sequence ATGAGTAACGTCGGGCGCACCACGCTGGCCAGCCTTTTTCGGCGCGCGGCGGACGCGCGGTCGCGGGGCGGGCGGGCGGCGCGCGGGTTCCTGGCGCGGCTGGTCAGAGAGAAGCCGCTCGGCGCGGCGAGCGCCGCGGTGGTCGTGCTCCTTATCTTCGTCAGCATCTTCGCCGAGACCCTGGCGCCCTACGACATCCTTGAGGTCAACGCCAAGGACCGCCTGCAGGGCGCCTCGGCGGCGCATTGGTTGGGCACCGATCACCTGGGCCGCGACCTGCTGACGCGCATCATCTACGGCGCGCGGCTTTCGTTGGCGGTAGGCCTCGCGGCGACCGCCCTCAACGTCCTGGTAGCCCTGCTGATCGGCGGGGTGTCCGGCTTCATCGGCGGCCGGCTCGACCTGGTCACGCAGCGTTTCGTCGATGCCTGGATGGCATTCCCGGGGCTGCTGCTGCTGTTGACCATCATGTCGATCGTCGGTCGCGGCCTGCCGCAGATCATCATCACCCTCGGCGTGTCCGGCGGCATCGTCGGCTCGCGGGTGGTGCGCGGCGCGGTGATCAGCGTGCGCGAGAACATGTACTTCCAGGCGGCGCAGACGGTCGGCAGCCGCACCGGCAGGACGATTCTGCGCCACGTGATTCCGAACATCGCGCCGGTGCTGGTCGTCATCTTCAGCATCAACATCGGCGGGGTGATCATCAGCGAGGCCAGCTTGAGCTTCCTGGGCTTCGGCCTGCCGATCGAGATTCCGAGTTGGGGCGGCCTCCTGAGTCGCGAGGGGCGCCGCTACATGGAACAGGCGCCGCACCTGGCGCTGTGGCCGGGGCTGGCGCTCACCATCACCGTCTACTGCCTGAACAACTTCGGCGACGCGGTACGGGACCTGCTCGATCCGCGGCTGCGCGGCGGCACCGGCCGCTACGACGTGGGCGACCGCAGACCACGGAAGGCAGGACACGCGGCTGCCGAGAAATGA